The following proteins come from a genomic window of Halorussus halophilus:
- a CDS encoding glycosyltransferase, translated as MRVALVSETVAQHRATGTTRRTRWVAEALAGRGHEVFVCCAQWWEGDHEQFEQNDVTYRAVTTDPPSESRKFAASLPLILREIDPDVIQAVPVPSHVLAAKTASTALRAPLVVDWYEAPETGDQNDPMWKLAASVPDLVLSPSNTVKTRIRELGAEEDAVRVVPNGIDIDTIKSTEPRHAAQIVYSRRLDEDANLESLLLALAELRDRDWSAVVIGDGPERDNYERQVRDLRIEDRVKFAGDQSLENRLAAFKGAHVYAQTARREAFPTDLLRALACGCAGVVEYHVESSAHELVEQEERAFRTTSEQELTDALREAGDMEQMDFNENFAEYDEREVLQQYLDAYDDAREQQNLLVPAAVVGGVVLVVALVALLVVMF; from the coding sequence ATGCGCGTCGCGCTCGTCTCGGAGACGGTAGCCCAACACCGTGCGACGGGGACGACTCGTCGCACCCGCTGGGTCGCCGAGGCGCTCGCCGGACGAGGGCACGAGGTCTTCGTCTGCTGTGCCCAGTGGTGGGAGGGCGACCACGAGCAGTTCGAACAGAACGACGTGACCTATCGAGCGGTCACGACCGACCCACCGAGCGAATCGAGGAAGTTCGCCGCGTCGCTCCCGCTGATTCTCCGCGAAATCGACCCGGACGTGATTCAAGCCGTCCCAGTTCCGTCGCACGTGTTGGCGGCCAAAACCGCCAGCACCGCCCTTCGCGCCCCGTTGGTGGTCGATTGGTACGAAGCACCCGAAACCGGCGACCAGAACGACCCGATGTGGAAACTCGCCGCGAGCGTCCCGGACCTCGTTCTCTCGCCGTCGAACACCGTCAAGACCCGCATCAGAGAACTCGGTGCGGAGGAAGACGCGGTTCGCGTGGTTCCCAACGGCATCGACATCGACACCATCAAATCGACCGAACCGCGCCACGCCGCCCAAATCGTCTACTCGCGCCGACTGGACGAGGACGCCAATCTGGAGAGTCTGTTGCTCGCCTTGGCGGAACTCCGTGACCGCGACTGGTCGGCGGTCGTTATCGGCGACGGTCCGGAGCGCGACAACTACGAACGACAGGTCCGAGACCTGCGAATCGAGGACAGGGTCAAGTTCGCAGGCGACCAATCGCTCGAAAACCGGTTGGCGGCGTTCAAAGGAGCGCACGTCTACGCCCAGACCGCACGCCGCGAGGCGTTCCCGACCGATTTGCTCCGCGCGCTGGCTTGTGGCTGTGCGGGCGTGGTGGAGTATCACGTCGAGTCGAGCGCCCACGAACTGGTCGAGCAAGAAGAGCGTGCGTTCCGCACGACTAGCGAGCAGGAACTGACCGACGCACTCCGGGAAGCGGGTGACATGGAGCAGATGGACTTCAACGAGAACTTCGCGGAGTACGACGAGCGCGAGGTGTTACAGCAGTATCTCGACGCCTACGACGACGCCCGCGAGCAGCAGAATTTGCTGGTGCCCGCCGCAGTCGTCGGTGGCGTCGTGCTCGTCGTCGCGTTGGTCGCGTTGCTGGTTGTCATGTTCTGA
- a CDS encoding DUF7344 domain-containing protein, with product MASENTPPSRDEVFDAVKNLRRRYVLYYLQRHTGPVELGELAEQVAAWENDTTVRNVSPSERKSVYSALHQTHLPKLQSAGVLQYDPDRSLITSTDDAARMDLQLASDPQTTLPWHQVYLILAAVSLGLLASVWQGVYPFTLLSGVQYALLIITVFGLTAMGHTYDLRRWRRRANNAAPDFILELND from the coding sequence ATGGCCTCCGAGAACACGCCACCTTCCCGCGACGAGGTCTTCGACGCCGTGAAGAATCTCCGGCGTCGCTACGTCCTCTACTATCTCCAGCGACACACTGGACCAGTCGAACTCGGTGAACTGGCAGAACAAGTCGCCGCGTGGGAGAACGACACGACAGTGCGGAACGTATCGCCGAGCGAGCGCAAGTCGGTCTACAGCGCGCTCCACCAGACGCATCTTCCGAAACTCCAGTCCGCGGGAGTGTTACAGTACGACCCCGACCGGAGTCTGATAACCAGCACGGACGACGCCGCCCGGATGGACCTCCAGTTGGCGAGCGACCCACAGACCACGCTGCCGTGGCACCAAGTGTATCTCATTCTCGCCGCGGTGAGTCTCGGACTCCTCGCTTCGGTCTGGCAGGGAGTCTACCCTTTCACGCTACTCTCTGGCGTACAGTACGCACTGCTCATCATCACCGTCTTCGGCCTCACCGCGATGGGCCACACCTACGACCTGCGGCGGTGGCGGCGGCGTGCCAACAACGCCGCCCCGGACTTCATTCTTGAACTGAACGACTGA